The following proteins are co-located in the Penaeus vannamei isolate JL-2024 chromosome 34, ASM4276789v1, whole genome shotgun sequence genome:
- the LOC113805531 gene encoding transmembrane protein 134, producing the protein MAGKQSRKNPKFTIEDAFEEDADDAIRLYGATNERSPFRPKDRDGIMGVDDVSMNMDDSVLGSKGFLTVPDVDAISRDSDSLIPGDASSFSESPRWWFLHPKVREKWTLVAGAFTLLILGLTLLVTGIVVQVIPIEGVSGIVFIITGLICFIPGAYHIVYVIFAVSGRRGYDFYNLPLFN; encoded by the exons ATGGCAGGTAAACAAAGCAGAAAGAATCCCAAATTTACCATAGAAGACGCCTTTGAGGAGGATGCTGACGATGCCATCCGACTCTACGGTGCCACGAATGAGCGCTCGCCCTTCAGACCTAAAGATCGTGACGGAATAATGGGCGTGGATGATGTTTCCATGAATATGGATGACAGTGTTCTTGGAAGCAAAGGCTTTCTCACGGTTCCTGATGTAGAT GCTATTTCACGTGACAGTGATTCTCTCATACCGGGCGATGCCAGCAGCTTCTCAGAATCTCCAAGATGGTGGTTCCTCCACCCAAAGGTTCGGGAAAAGTGGACTCTTGTGGCTGGGGCCTTCACGCTCCTCATCTTGGGACTGA CCCTCCTTGTGACCGGCATTGTTGTGCAAGTCATACCCATTGAAGGAGTCTCAGGTATTGTATTCATCATTACCGGCCTTATATGCTTCATTCCCGGGGCATACCACATCGTCTACGTAATTTTTGCAGTTTCGGGTAGGCGTGGCTATGACTTCTACAATCTTCCACTCTTCAACTGA